A region of Cucumis melo cultivar AY chromosome 2, USDA_Cmelo_AY_1.0, whole genome shotgun sequence DNA encodes the following proteins:
- the LOC127148286 gene encoding uncharacterized protein LOC127148286: MGVLRFGRKGKLSPRYIGPYQIIERVGPAAYRLELPTELARIHDVFHVSMLRKYISDPSHVLQVQPIELKEDLSYREEAVQILDRKEQVLRNKMIRLVKVLWIHHGIEEATWESEDQMRRSYPTLFI; encoded by the coding sequence ATGGGTGTTCTTCGTTTTGGGAGGAAAGGTAAGTtgagtcctagatatattggtcCGTACCAGATAATAGAACGAGTTGGACCAGCAGCCTATAGACTTGAACTGCCAACGGAACTCGctcgaatacatgatgtttttcaTGTGTCCATGTTGAGGAAATATATTTCGgatccatcacatgtgttgcaagtACAACCAATTGAACTGAAAGAAGACTTGAGTTATAGAGAGGAAGCAGTTCAGATCCTCGACAGGAAGGAGCAAGTTTTGAGGAACAAAATGATCCGGCTCGTGAAAGTTCTTTGGATACATCATGGAATAGAGGAGGCAACCTGGGAGTCAGAAGATCAAATGAGGAGGAGTTACCCGACACTCTTCATCTAA